TGGAGGGGCAGACGCCGCTGATTTGGCGCAGGCGGCAATGACCGAAGCTCGTTGCTTGGCTGACTCTTTTCGTTTTTCGCTTTCTTTCGAGCCATCCTCAATCGTTACACATATCTCTGCCGGCGACCTCGATGCCAATCGGCGCCAAGTAAAGTGACTCAGATACCCTGATTCTCGATTGACGGAGAACATGTTGCCGTCAAGGTGCAAAATTCACTGCAGCAACGGTCGATGCCCTGGTTTACGAAGCTGTTCAGTCCAATTCGTGGGAGGTTGATAGTAGTTGCCGTCGCTCCGCAACTAGCCAGGCGTGAGTGAGTGGCATTTTCACAATGGTACGGCCTCCGCTCAAATGGCTGAATTGGCCCGTGAGCCGACTGACCGGCCTCGGCGGTGAGATGTTCTCCGATAAGTCGCCGCTAGCAATCGAAGCGCTGCAACTGATCCCCTCTCATTACCCGTTTCCGGCATGACCGCCGTTCGGCATCAGACGGTGACGCCAACTCACTGAGAATGCGAACGAACCAGTGCTTTCTGCAATGCGCAAGGTGGCCATCGTCGACCTGATTGCTGTCGGCCCGCGTAACGACATTAACCGACGACGAGCGCAGGCATCTCGTAGCGGCCGACATCGCCGAGCTGGATGTCGAAGCGGACGATGAGCCGAATACTGAGAACTGAATGTCTGAAATGCTAAAGCGGTCGGAAGAAAGTGGCGGCCTAGCGCCTAGCAAAGGGTCTCGCAGGCAATTCCATCGCCATCGCGATCGAGTTTTCGGCCCCACGAGCAGTTATGAAGATACCACTGCGCTTCAGCGCAAGAGCTTATCTGGGAGCAGTACCGCCGCGGCATACATGAGTAGGCGGCGCCCTGGGCAACCAACTTCCTGTTGACCAAAGGGAGTGGTTGGCTTGCAGGTGCAGTGCCGTCGCCGTGCAACGCACGCCAATCCCAGGGCGTTCGGAAGTTGCCGACCCACAAGCCGACCTTTGCCGCTTCCGCTTTTGCCTGCTGCGAAGCGTATGCCCCATGGCTGTAACGCGGCCAATCGAGCGCCTGGCCATGTTCGACCATCCACGCCGCCACTGGCGTGCCGTCGGCGCGCCGGCAATCGCCGACGTAACGATGGTAACGGTCCCAAGTCACGAATGTGCACTCAACGGGGCGCGAGGCGGCTAAGAAGCTGTCTAACGCTTCCGCCGATCGTCGGCCGCATGGGTACTCGAAGCCTTTGGCGTCGTCGCAATATTGTTTGCTCTCAGGCGCATCGATGCCGTTGAAGCGGATGCGCTGACCGTGAACTTCGATAGTGTCACCGTCGATGACGGATGCCACGCCGGCGATTGGCTGAGGCTTCGGCCCAAGCAAATTCGAGATGTTGATGTCGGGAATGCGTTCACTGTGCTGCATGAAGGTCTGAGCAGCCAACGCACCTGCCGCTGCGACCGTTACGAATATGAGACGCCGCGGGATGCTCGCCCGAAGCAATGCACGTGAGCGCCTTGTGCCAACGCGCTTGCGCCACTGGTCAGATCTATTGTCGTAACGCGATTGCTTCTTCACAGTTCAACGCTCACAGCCGATGCCGTCATGGTCGCGATCAAGCCGATTTGGATCTGACTCACCTGTGGCTACCGGTCCTTGCACCACCGGATTGTTTCCGGTGCCGCCGGCGCAGTCCATGTCGCGACCGCCAGATGGTCCGGAGCGATAGCGCTGCACCACGATGACCGCCCGCGCACCATCACCTTCGATATGCGTGTTGTCGCTAGCGGGGTTAAACGGGTCGATGGTCTGCAAAAGGCGATTGGTGTTGCCAGCATCCCCTGAAGCGAGCGTCATCGTGTCGTAGTTGTTGAGGTAGTCCGCGCCGCAACCCGAAAGGACCAGCACAAACACGAGACGGACTCTAGCAAAGTAGGTGACCGCCGCCTTGCGATTGTTGGTCTTTTGCTCGAGATAGATAAGCGCCCCCACTGCCACTCGCCCCTCCCGCTACAACTTTGTTAGTTCCCGACGCTCTTAATTCCGGAGGCGACCGCAGAATTATCTGACGACTGCGAGACGCTGCTAAGGAGCGTGCACGACATCTCTTTACTGCGGAAATTGAACCCCCGACACGAATTTTCACTCGCACACTGCAAAATGCAGTCTGGGTACCTGAGCTGCCCCGACCAGTAAGGATTGCCCGAAACCTCCGTATTTTTTTCAAACACGAGGTTCGAGTAATGAAGGTTGCTCTCGACAACTTTCTTGGCCGCCATAACCGAGTCTTCGCTTTTCACGAGAATTGAAGCGTCACCTTTCATGAAGCAGGCCTGATACTTAGTATTGTAGGTTACGGCCAGACACTTGAAATCGCGGTCGCAGGCACTCTGGCATTCCTCCGCGCTGATGCCTTTTATAGGCATATTGGGGAAGTCGTTCCCGATAGCGTCCCATCCGGACACGACAACAAATCCACCATCGGGGTCCGGCCCAGTTGGCATTGCTGGTGGCTGCGGACGCAACCCAACCGTTTGTCGAAGAGGGTCAGTTGCGAAATCCGCAGCTGCAAAAGTCCGGCCGTCGAGCCAAGCACAATTCGTTGCAAGCTGCTTTGCTGCGGCATCCGTCAGACCAGCCTGCGCCAATGTCTCCGGTGTCGAGACAGGCGAGACCGGCTGAGTATCTGCACCTAGTCGGTTTACGAGCTCAACGTTCAGCTCCACGCCGCCAACCGATCGGCGCGAATAACACCAGGCGGTGTCCCAAGAGCTGTCTTTTTCGTCCTTGAAATGATGGCCTGAAATCAACTCCCATTTGTCTCCTTGGAAATTGACGGTCTTGTTTGCGAATTTCGTAAAGTCCACGGTCACGACGTCAGGGTCTTTTGGTGGAGCAGGTGGGCTCGGCACCTGGGCTGGCCGTGGAGTGGGAACCGGTACCGTTGATCGATCCGCCTTCTTTTCCGCGGGCGGCTCAGGAATCTCTGTCCGCGGAATTGCTATTGGTGTTGGGGGCAGTTGGGGCTTTTGCCAAAGGCCCAGCTTTAGACCCAGACCAATTCCAATTGCCGCCACCGCAATCGCGCCTCCGGTTGCCATCCGCCTGAACGCCGCGGCTTTGGCGACCTTTTCCTGAGCAGCGGCCTCTGCCTGAAGCGTTGGAATTGCGGACCGCTTGACGACGAGGCCAACGGCTTGCTCAAGAAGAGCCGTATTATGCCGGACGAGCATTGCCCTGCCCCTTCATCGACAGCTTCACCAGATCGGCAACATCTGGCGGCAGCTCTTGGTTCAAAGCCGTTCGCAGGACCTCAGGATCATCGGTGAACAGCGGAACGTAGAGGATTTCCTTGACGACCTTTTCAATCTCGACGGGTACGTCGACGCGCTTCTCGACTTCCTTCTCAACGATTCTTTCGATCGGCACTTCGATCGTACGAACGCGGCGCCACCGCCATCTCAACAGCATGCGGCGAATGAGGGACGACAGACGGCTTTGGGACTGGATTTCTCCGCGAGCGGCGATCCGCTGCAATGCGAGTGCCACCATCGCTGTGATTGGCCCTGCGAGTGCCGCGATCACCGCCAAC
This region of Mesorhizobium sp. M2A.F.Ca.ET.046.03.2.1 genomic DNA includes:
- a CDS encoding PAN domain-containing protein encodes the protein MLVRHNTALLEQAVGLVVKRSAIPTLQAEAAAQEKVAKAAAFRRMATGGAIAVAAIGIGLGLKLGLWQKPQLPPTPIAIPRTEIPEPPAEKKADRSTVPVPTPRPAQVPSPPAPPKDPDVVTVDFTKFANKTVNFQGDKWELISGHHFKDEKDSSWDTAWCYSRRSVGGVELNVELVNRLGADTQPVSPVSTPETLAQAGLTDAAAKQLATNCAWLDGRTFAAADFATDPLRQTVGLRPQPPAMPTGPDPDGGFVVVSGWDAIGNDFPNMPIKGISAEECQSACDRDFKCLAVTYNTKYQACFMKGDASILVKSEDSVMAAKKVVESNLHYSNLVFEKNTEVSGNPYWSGQLRYPDCILQCASENSCRGFNFRSKEMSCTLLSSVSQSSDNSAVASGIKSVGN
- a CDS encoding excalibur calcium-binding domain-containing protein, with amino-acid sequence MAVGALIYLEQKTNNRKAAVTYFARVRLVFVLVLSGCGADYLNNYDTMTLASGDAGNTNRLLQTIDPFNPASDNTHIEGDGARAVIVVQRYRSGPSGGRDMDCAGGTGNNPVVQGPVATGESDPNRLDRDHDGIGCER
- a CDS encoding thermonuclease family protein encodes the protein MAAQTFMQHSERIPDINISNLLGPKPQPIAGVASVIDGDTIEVHGQRIRFNGIDAPESKQYCDDAKGFEYPCGRRSAEALDSFLAASRPVECTFVTWDRYHRYVGDCRRADGTPVAAWMVEHGQALDWPRYSHGAYASQQAKAEAAKVGLWVGNFRTPWDWRALHGDGTAPASQPLPLVNRKLVAQGAAYSCMPRRYCSQISSCAEAQWYLHNCSWGRKLDRDGDGIACETLC